In Siniperca chuatsi isolate FFG_IHB_CAS linkage group LG16, ASM2008510v1, whole genome shotgun sequence, the following proteins share a genomic window:
- the gnpat2 gene encoding dihydroxyacetone phosphate acyltransferase isoform X2, whose protein sequence is MTSTYRDSGSAGVEDEEEFVDILEERRCSSDLGHALRTFNPHPYKGAPSCSTADLNKAVLESQYLRYVAKEIAMETGSSVEEVREEACGILEEMSQNLQLGFIRLMAYTLSKVFKRLFTSINVNVEGLNTLQQAIQESPVILMPNHRSYVDFLVISYILFTYDIPVPVIAAGIPLAGMKMVGEILRRSGAFFIRRAIGSDKLYWAVLSEYVKTIVKRGFAPVEFYVEGLRSRTLKSLTPKLGMMNMVLEPYFKGEVYDITLVPISISYDRVLEESLLAHELLGVPKPKESTTGLLKASKVLQEDYGSMHVNFGRPLSVRQLCQGKINRCQYNLIPRDLPQKPSAEAQACVTWLAHLMVRIQEDGSLISPWSLMACLLLQAPTKVLTEEGLLWHQLTEKTLWLRKLALDFGVRLNWPGQVPDSVVMSSTVALHRSLVHRKAGRVYMLQEEEPARKCPISPEEGVIRTAAAMLMLASYRNQSLHVFVRPAMLATAIHITKTTRRDDLFIFFCFLQDIFANEFIFIPEKSSQDFEEACSLLKKCGAVHISQQEVTPSDTGLEVLSFLQALLQPFIDSYQVIFRYLCEEGVHVFSEKQFLPAVRTVATKLILSGELHTYEALSSDTQKNVLLALGRLETVTKLRASEQNEYRVNKDAVGRIGDMLSGTIPPQMLQTAPDARL, encoded by the exons ATGACGAGTACG TATAGGGATTCAGGCAGTGCAGGCgtggaagatgaggaggagttTGTGGATATattggaggagaggaggtgcagCAGTGATCTTGGCCATGCCCTCAGGACCTTCAACCCCCACCCCTACAAAGGAGCCCCGTCCTGCTCCACGGCTGACCTCAACAAAGCCGTGCTGGAGTCCCAGTATCTACGCTACGTGGCCAAGGAG ATCGCCATGGAGACGGGGTCATCggtggaggaggtgagagaggaggCATGTGGGATTTTGGAGGAAATGTCTCAAAACCTGCAGCTGGGGTTTATCAGGCTGATGGCCTACACACTCAGCAAGGTGTTCAAGAGACTCTTCACCAGCATCAATGTCAACGTGGAAGGACTCAACACG CTCCAACAAGCTATTCAGGAGAGTCCTGTGATCCTGATGCCCAATCACAGGAGTTATGTGGACTTTTTGGTTATCTCGTACATCCTGTTCACCTACGACATCCCAGTACCTGTTATTGCTGCAGGAATTC CTCTTGCAGGGATGAAGATGGTCGGAGAGATACTGCGTCGCTCTGGAGCTTTCTTTATCCGACGTGCCATTGGCTCTGACAAACTGTACTGGGCAGTGCTGTCAGAATATGTCAAAACCATTGTCAAG AGAGGATTTGCTCCTGTGGAGTTTTATGTGGAAGGTCTGCGGAGTCGTACACTGAAGTCTCTGACTCCCAAGTTAG GTATGATGAACATGGTGTTGGAGCCCTACTTTAAAGGTGAGGTGTATGACATCACATTGGTTCCCATCAGTATCAGCTACGACCGAGTGCTGGAGGAATCGCTGCTTGCCCACGAGTTACTGGGCGTCCCCAAGCCCAAAGAAAGCACCACG GGTCTGCTGAAGGCTAGCAAAGTGCTCCAGGAAGATTACGGCAGCATGCATGTGAACTTTGGCCGTCCCCTGTCAGTCCGACAGCTGTGTCAGGGCAAGATAAACCGCTGCCAGTACAACCTCATACCTAG AGATCTTCCTCAGAAGCCCAGTGCAGAGGCTCAAGCCTGCGTCACTTGGCTGGCTCATCTGATGGTACGAATCCAAGAGGATGGCTCGCTGATCAGCCCTTGGTCTCTGATGGCCTGCCTGTTGCTCCAGGCTCCTACCAAAGTCTTAACAGAGGAGGGCCTGCTGTGGCATCAGCTCACAGAAAAAACCCTCTGGCTCAGGAAGCTGGCGCTGGACTTTGGGGTTCGCCTCAACTGGCCTG GACAAGTCCCTGACTCGGTTGTGATGTCTTCCACCGTGGCCCTTCATCGCTCCCTAGTTCACCGTAAAGCAGGCCGCGTCTACATGCTTCAGGAGGAAGAGCCTGCGAGGAAATGTCCAATCAGCCCAGAGGAGGGTGTGATCAGGACAGCGGCGGCGATGCTGATGCTGGCTTCCTATAGGAATCAGTCTCTGCACGTTTTCGTGCGTCCTGCCATGCTCGCGACGGCCATACACATCACAAAGACCACACGGAGAG ACgatctcttcatcttcttctgctTCCTACAGGACATCTTCGCCAACGAATTCATCTTCATCCCTGAAAAGTCGTCTCAG GACTTTGAGGAGGCATGCTCCCTCCTGAAGAAATGTGGAGCCGTCCACATCAGTCAACAGGAAGTGACGCCGTCAGACACGGGGCTGGAGGTGCTGTCCTTCCTGCAGGCGCTTCTACAACCCTTCATAGACTCGTATCAG GTGATTTTCAGGTACCTCTGTGAAGAGGGAGTTCATGTGTTCTCTGAGAAACAGTTCCTACCTGCTGTGCGAACCGTGGCTACAAAGCTCATCCTCTCAG GTGAGCTTCACACCTATGAAGCCCTTTCATCGGACACGCAAAAAAACGTTCTGTTGGCTCTGGGGAGACTGGAGACTGTGACAAAGTTGCGGGC GTCTGAGCAGAATGAATACAGAGTGAACAAAGATGCTGTCGGAAGAATTGGAGACATGCTCT CCGGGACAATCCCTCCACAGATGCTCCAGACTGCACCTGACGCAAGACTTTAG
- the gnpat2 gene encoding dihydroxyacetone phosphate acyltransferase isoform X1, producing the protein MTSTDFSLQYRDSGSAGVEDEEEFVDILEERRCSSDLGHALRTFNPHPYKGAPSCSTADLNKAVLESQYLRYVAKEIAMETGSSVEEVREEACGILEEMSQNLQLGFIRLMAYTLSKVFKRLFTSINVNVEGLNTLQQAIQESPVILMPNHRSYVDFLVISYILFTYDIPVPVIAAGIPLAGMKMVGEILRRSGAFFIRRAIGSDKLYWAVLSEYVKTIVKRGFAPVEFYVEGLRSRTLKSLTPKLGMMNMVLEPYFKGEVYDITLVPISISYDRVLEESLLAHELLGVPKPKESTTGLLKASKVLQEDYGSMHVNFGRPLSVRQLCQGKINRCQYNLIPRDLPQKPSAEAQACVTWLAHLMVRIQEDGSLISPWSLMACLLLQAPTKVLTEEGLLWHQLTEKTLWLRKLALDFGVRLNWPGQVPDSVVMSSTVALHRSLVHRKAGRVYMLQEEEPARKCPISPEEGVIRTAAAMLMLASYRNQSLHVFVRPAMLATAIHITKTTRRDDLFIFFCFLQDIFANEFIFIPEKSSQDFEEACSLLKKCGAVHISQQEVTPSDTGLEVLSFLQALLQPFIDSYQVIFRYLCEEGVHVFSEKQFLPAVRTVATKLILSGELHTYEALSSDTQKNVLLALGRLETVTKLRASEQNEYRVNKDAVGRIGDMLSGTIPPQMLQTAPDARL; encoded by the exons ATGACGAGTACG GACTTCTCCCTCCAGTATAGGGATTCAGGCAGTGCAGGCgtggaagatgaggaggagttTGTGGATATattggaggagaggaggtgcagCAGTGATCTTGGCCATGCCCTCAGGACCTTCAACCCCCACCCCTACAAAGGAGCCCCGTCCTGCTCCACGGCTGACCTCAACAAAGCCGTGCTGGAGTCCCAGTATCTACGCTACGTGGCCAAGGAG ATCGCCATGGAGACGGGGTCATCggtggaggaggtgagagaggaggCATGTGGGATTTTGGAGGAAATGTCTCAAAACCTGCAGCTGGGGTTTATCAGGCTGATGGCCTACACACTCAGCAAGGTGTTCAAGAGACTCTTCACCAGCATCAATGTCAACGTGGAAGGACTCAACACG CTCCAACAAGCTATTCAGGAGAGTCCTGTGATCCTGATGCCCAATCACAGGAGTTATGTGGACTTTTTGGTTATCTCGTACATCCTGTTCACCTACGACATCCCAGTACCTGTTATTGCTGCAGGAATTC CTCTTGCAGGGATGAAGATGGTCGGAGAGATACTGCGTCGCTCTGGAGCTTTCTTTATCCGACGTGCCATTGGCTCTGACAAACTGTACTGGGCAGTGCTGTCAGAATATGTCAAAACCATTGTCAAG AGAGGATTTGCTCCTGTGGAGTTTTATGTGGAAGGTCTGCGGAGTCGTACACTGAAGTCTCTGACTCCCAAGTTAG GTATGATGAACATGGTGTTGGAGCCCTACTTTAAAGGTGAGGTGTATGACATCACATTGGTTCCCATCAGTATCAGCTACGACCGAGTGCTGGAGGAATCGCTGCTTGCCCACGAGTTACTGGGCGTCCCCAAGCCCAAAGAAAGCACCACG GGTCTGCTGAAGGCTAGCAAAGTGCTCCAGGAAGATTACGGCAGCATGCATGTGAACTTTGGCCGTCCCCTGTCAGTCCGACAGCTGTGTCAGGGCAAGATAAACCGCTGCCAGTACAACCTCATACCTAG AGATCTTCCTCAGAAGCCCAGTGCAGAGGCTCAAGCCTGCGTCACTTGGCTGGCTCATCTGATGGTACGAATCCAAGAGGATGGCTCGCTGATCAGCCCTTGGTCTCTGATGGCCTGCCTGTTGCTCCAGGCTCCTACCAAAGTCTTAACAGAGGAGGGCCTGCTGTGGCATCAGCTCACAGAAAAAACCCTCTGGCTCAGGAAGCTGGCGCTGGACTTTGGGGTTCGCCTCAACTGGCCTG GACAAGTCCCTGACTCGGTTGTGATGTCTTCCACCGTGGCCCTTCATCGCTCCCTAGTTCACCGTAAAGCAGGCCGCGTCTACATGCTTCAGGAGGAAGAGCCTGCGAGGAAATGTCCAATCAGCCCAGAGGAGGGTGTGATCAGGACAGCGGCGGCGATGCTGATGCTGGCTTCCTATAGGAATCAGTCTCTGCACGTTTTCGTGCGTCCTGCCATGCTCGCGACGGCCATACACATCACAAAGACCACACGGAGAG ACgatctcttcatcttcttctgctTCCTACAGGACATCTTCGCCAACGAATTCATCTTCATCCCTGAAAAGTCGTCTCAG GACTTTGAGGAGGCATGCTCCCTCCTGAAGAAATGTGGAGCCGTCCACATCAGTCAACAGGAAGTGACGCCGTCAGACACGGGGCTGGAGGTGCTGTCCTTCCTGCAGGCGCTTCTACAACCCTTCATAGACTCGTATCAG GTGATTTTCAGGTACCTCTGTGAAGAGGGAGTTCATGTGTTCTCTGAGAAACAGTTCCTACCTGCTGTGCGAACCGTGGCTACAAAGCTCATCCTCTCAG GTGAGCTTCACACCTATGAAGCCCTTTCATCGGACACGCAAAAAAACGTTCTGTTGGCTCTGGGGAGACTGGAGACTGTGACAAAGTTGCGGGC GTCTGAGCAGAATGAATACAGAGTGAACAAAGATGCTGTCGGAAGAATTGGAGACATGCTCT CCGGGACAATCCCTCCACAGATGCTCCAGACTGCACCTGACGCAAGACTTTAG
- the fam228a gene encoding protein FAM228A: MRPKKKDKASGVITFHTPFPVSLLKSEESIADVKDATESRKSPSQPSARTGSTSKCVKVGKRGEASPSGPQPGTRQDWLSHISLRRLQAKMEAENQQAKEIIKPLLDTENGFVKELERFLSQWDVTELRRRELLHKRWTERVWFPLQRRVEEHVSSCSPVEAKRRQSLYSHYLHHCNTKGFVFLETYDLKEYNPFLLNIKKPHFFKLSTADLKHPFYLQSHERLKEKRTARSCEAGCNYKLPQSDRPLGESVMSQADVLLQASSNYPVSASRNSPAEDETEARKSSRLKTIPYHISATVTPDGRCHQTSCWLSRCGCW; encoded by the exons ATGAGACCcaagaagaaagacaaagcCAGTGGTGTGATCACCTTCCACACACCTTTTCCTGTCAGCTTGTTGAAATCAGag GAGTCCATTGCAGACGTGAAGGACGccacagagagcagaaagagcCCATCTCAGCCAAGTGCGAGGACTGGGAGCACcagtaaatgtgtaaaagtgGGGAAAAGGGGTGAGGCCTCACCCTCTGGGCCACAGCCGGGCACCAGGCAGGACTGGCTCTCTCACATCTCCCTCAGGCGACTGCAG GCAAAGATGGAGGCTGAAAATCAACAGGCGAAAGAAATAATCAAACCTTTACTGGATACAGAAAATGGTTTTGTGAAG GAGTTGGAGAGGTTTCTGAGCCAATGGGATGTAACagagctgaggaggagagaaCTGCTGCACAAGCGCTGGACTGAGCGTGTATGGTTTCCCCTCCAGAGGAGAGTGGAGGAACATGTGTCCAGCTGTAGCCCTGTGGAGGCCAAGAGGCGTCAGAGCTTATACAGTCACTACCTCCATCACTGCAACACCAAG GGTTTTGTGTTTCTAGAAACCTATGATCTAAAGGAATACAACCCCTTTCTTCTCAACATCAAAAAGCCACACTTCTTCAAG CTCAGTACAGCGGACTTAAAGCACCCATTCTACCTTCAGTCACATGAAAGACTGAAGGAAAAGAGAACAGCCCGTTCTTGTGAAGCAG GATGTAATTACAAGCTACCTCAGAGTGACCGTCCTCTTGGTGAGTCTGTGATGTCTCAAGCCGACGTGCTCCTGCAGGCCTCATCTAATTATCCAGTCTCTGCATCCAGAAACTCTCCAGCGGAGGATGAGACTGAAGCAAGGAAGTCCAGCAG GCTCAAAACCATACCATACCACATCAGTGCAACTGTAACCCCAGATGGAAGGTGCCATCagaccagctgctggctctccAGATGTGGATGTTGGTAA